Proteins encoded together in one Mycolicibacter minnesotensis window:
- a CDS encoding DUF3099 domain-containing protein: MWDSGVMRHGPELGFDDDGRPVLITAAAPSFEQQHRERVRKYLTLMAFRVPALILAAIAYGMWHNGLISVLILVASIPLPWMAVLIANDRPPRSAEEPRRYEAAPTRTPLFPTGTRPTLERPKPPEPPKSGGDTAGEAPYGTGS; the protein is encoded by the coding sequence GTGTGGGACAGTGGAGTGATGAGGCACGGCCCCGAACTGGGGTTCGACGACGACGGTCGGCCGGTCTTGATCACCGCGGCCGCCCCGTCCTTCGAGCAACAGCACCGCGAACGGGTACGCAAGTACCTGACCCTGATGGCGTTCCGGGTGCCTGCGCTGATCCTGGCTGCGATCGCCTACGGGATGTGGCACAACGGTCTGATCTCTGTACTGATCCTGGTGGCCTCTATACCGCTGCCATGGATGGCGGTGCTGATCGCCAACGACCGGCCGCCGCGCAGCGCCGAGGAACCTCGCCGCTACGAAGCGGCCCCCACTCGCACCCCGCTGTTCCCCACAGGCACCAGGCCCACCTTGGAACGGCCGAAGCCACCGGAACCCCCCAAATCGGGCGGTGACACCGCCGGCGAAGCGCCGTACGGTACAGGTTCTTAG
- a CDS encoding DUF952 domain-containing protein, which translates to MKPAEIFVHLCSADDWAQAQASGALRPESLDSVGFVHLSTPQQVHLPANRLYQGRTDLVLLQVNADKVAAPVRWEPGVPGDPEAMLFPHLYGPLPAAAVVGVVAYRPDSDGVFRQVSP; encoded by the coding sequence ATGAAGCCCGCCGAGATCTTCGTGCACCTCTGCAGCGCCGACGACTGGGCCCAGGCGCAGGCGTCAGGGGCGCTGCGTCCGGAGTCGTTGGACAGCGTCGGATTCGTTCATCTTTCGACCCCGCAGCAGGTACACCTGCCCGCCAATCGGCTGTATCAGGGCCGCACGGATCTGGTGTTGCTGCAGGTGAACGCGGACAAGGTTGCCGCACCGGTGCGGTGGGAGCCGGGTGTGCCGGGCGATCCTGAGGCGATGTTGTTCCCGCACCTGTATGGACCGCTGCCGGCGGCAGCGGTGGTCGGGGTGGTCGCATACCGGCCGGATAGCGACGGGGTCTTCCGCCAGGTGTCGCCGTGA
- a CDS encoding DUF3039 domain-containing protein, whose amino-acid sequence METDTLERTDTDERVDDGTDGDTPKYFHYVKKDKIAESAVMGTHVVALCGEVFPVTKSAKPGSPVCPDCKKIYATLKQA is encoded by the coding sequence ATAGAGACCGACACCCTTGAGCGCACCGATACCGACGAACGCGTCGACGACGGGACCGATGGCGACACTCCGAAGTACTTCCACTACGTAAAGAAGGACAAGATCGCCGAGAGCGCGGTCATGGGTACGCACGTGGTGGCGCTGTGTGGTGAGGTCTTTCCCGTCACCAAGTCGGCCAAGCCGGGTTCGCCGGTCTGCCCGGACTGCAAGAAGATCTACGCGACCCTCAAACAGGCTTGA
- a CDS encoding YihY/virulence factor BrkB family protein yields the protein MTDQNHQGLKPSRHHLLRIARRTLVKSWDDSIFAESAQAGFWSVLSLPPLLLGMLGSLSYVAPLFGPDTLATIQDRLISLASSFFSKNVVVEIIEPTVRDIVANARGEVVSLGFVISLWAGSSAISAFVDSVVEAHDQTPLRHPVRQRFFALGLYVAMLMIAVATAPLAALGPHAVAEHLPVQLTDALRFGYYPALVLGLLLTVTVLYRVSLPKPLPSHRLIFGALLATTVFVVATVGLRIYLRYITSTGYTYGALATPIAFLLFAFLLGFAIMLGAELNAAVQEEWPAHATHLHQLRTWVVSRAGRTDEDTTAVKPV from the coding sequence ATGACTGACCAGAATCATCAGGGCCTCAAACCTTCCCGTCACCACCTGCTACGGATAGCACGACGCACGCTGGTGAAGAGTTGGGACGACTCCATCTTTGCGGAGTCGGCGCAGGCAGGTTTCTGGTCGGTGTTATCTCTGCCCCCGCTCCTGCTGGGAATGCTGGGCAGCCTGTCCTATGTGGCGCCACTGTTCGGCCCGGACACGCTGGCCACCATTCAGGATCGGCTGATCAGCTTGGCGAGCAGCTTCTTCTCCAAGAACGTCGTGGTCGAGATCATCGAACCGACGGTGCGCGACATCGTGGCCAACGCACGCGGCGAAGTGGTCTCGCTCGGATTCGTGATTTCACTGTGGGCCGGATCGTCGGCGATCTCGGCGTTTGTGGATTCGGTGGTAGAGGCACACGATCAGACCCCGTTGCGTCATCCCGTCCGGCAACGCTTCTTCGCTTTGGGTCTCTACGTGGCGATGCTGATGATTGCGGTGGCAACGGCGCCGCTGGCCGCGCTGGGTCCGCATGCGGTGGCCGAGCACCTGCCCGTTCAATTGACCGATGCGCTGCGGTTCGGCTATTACCCGGCGCTGGTGTTGGGTCTGCTGTTGACGGTGACGGTGCTCTACCGAGTATCACTGCCCAAGCCGCTTCCGTCGCACCGCCTGATTTTCGGGGCGCTGCTGGCCACCACGGTGTTCGTCGTGGCAACGGTGGGGCTGCGGATCTACCTGCGCTATATCACCAGCACCGGCTACACCTACGGTGCGTTGGCGACGCCGATCGCCTTCCTGCTGTTCGCGTTCCTGCTCGGATTCGCCATCATGCTGGGCGCGGAGTTGAATGCAGCCGTCCAAGAAGAGTGGCCGGCGCATGCCACCCACCTACACCAGCTGCGCACCTGGGTGGTGTCCCGGGCCGGCCGAACCGACGAGGACACCACTGCGGTCAAGCCTGTTTGA
- a CDS encoding MOSC and FAD-binding oxidoreductase domain-containing protein has product MATLTSVNVGMPQNVTWNRRTVYTGAWKQPVPGPRMIRRLNVDGDGQGDLAGHGGENRAVLVYQVDSYQHWAQVLQRRDLVPGLLGENLTVEGLPDDQVCIGDRYRIGQAVLEVTQPRVTCYRAGMRIGEPRMAALLVEHGRPGFYCRVIEEGEVEAGQEIIKVSAGPEQISVAQIDALLYLPGHPRDVLQRALRIPALSPGWKQSLQALSEQPQTPAGSAGNVGLTAAAAGPPPAWPGFRRLRVSAVHDESRHVRSISLNDPDGAALPEWLPGQSIAVRLRTQVDGAVVVRNYSLSNAPGSAEYRISVKREPHGLASGQIHAHVHPGDLVDVAAPRGTFFLRDTASPLILLSAGVGVTPVLSMLHQLAATHSEREVWWLHGAREGTEHPFAAESRRLLNQLPGSHSHIFYSRPTTEDRQGLDFSEQGRLSGSAIVGLGLPRDAEVYLCGPSEFMNEITAGLVTSGLDPARVHSETFGAAAPLTPGIAVTSIAPHVPAGPPGRGPDVQFARSGLAAPWGPPSTSLLEFAEACDIATRWSCRTGVCHNCETALLSGAVDYDPQPLEPPAEGNILICCSRPRGPVVIDL; this is encoded by the coding sequence GTGGCCACACTGACTTCGGTGAACGTCGGGATGCCGCAGAATGTCACCTGGAACCGGCGCACCGTCTACACCGGTGCGTGGAAACAGCCGGTGCCCGGACCCCGGATGATCCGCAGGCTCAACGTAGACGGCGACGGTCAGGGTGACCTGGCCGGCCATGGCGGTGAGAACCGTGCGGTTCTGGTCTATCAGGTTGATTCCTACCAGCACTGGGCTCAGGTTCTCCAGCGTCGGGATCTGGTGCCGGGTCTGTTGGGGGAGAACCTCACCGTCGAGGGACTGCCCGACGATCAAGTCTGCATCGGTGACCGATACCGGATCGGACAGGCTGTCTTGGAAGTCACCCAGCCGCGGGTCACCTGCTACCGCGCCGGGATGCGGATCGGCGAACCGCGAATGGCGGCCCTGCTGGTCGAGCACGGGCGACCCGGCTTTTACTGCCGGGTGATCGAGGAAGGTGAGGTGGAGGCCGGCCAGGAGATCATCAAGGTCAGCGCTGGGCCGGAACAGATTTCGGTCGCCCAGATCGACGCATTGCTCTACCTGCCCGGACATCCCCGCGACGTTCTCCAGCGGGCCCTGCGCATTCCGGCGCTGAGCCCCGGCTGGAAGCAGTCCCTGCAGGCGCTGTCGGAGCAGCCGCAGACGCCAGCTGGATCGGCGGGCAATGTCGGTCTGACTGCGGCTGCGGCCGGTCCGCCGCCGGCGTGGCCTGGGTTTCGCCGGCTACGTGTCAGCGCGGTCCACGACGAGAGCCGGCACGTTCGCTCGATCTCGTTGAACGACCCCGATGGCGCGGCATTACCGGAATGGCTTCCGGGCCAGTCGATCGCTGTGCGGCTTCGCACCCAGGTCGACGGTGCCGTAGTGGTCCGCAACTACTCGCTGTCGAACGCACCAGGGTCGGCGGAATACCGGATCAGCGTCAAGCGCGAGCCACATGGATTGGCCAGCGGCCAGATTCACGCCCACGTTCATCCCGGTGATCTCGTCGACGTCGCCGCACCCCGAGGGACCTTCTTCCTTCGCGACACGGCGTCACCACTGATCCTGCTCTCGGCCGGGGTGGGGGTGACGCCGGTGCTTTCGATGCTGCACCAGCTTGCCGCGACCCACTCGGAACGGGAGGTCTGGTGGCTGCACGGCGCCCGCGAGGGGACCGAGCATCCCTTTGCCGCAGAGAGCCGCCGCCTGCTGAATCAACTGCCGGGCAGCCATTCGCACATCTTCTACAGCCGTCCAACCACAGAAGACCGACAGGGCCTCGACTTCTCCGAGCAGGGCCGGCTGTCTGGCTCGGCGATCGTCGGCCTCGGTCTGCCACGCGACGCGGAGGTCTATCTCTGTGGCCCCTCGGAATTCATGAACGAGATCACCGCGGGCCTGGTGACCTCCGGGCTGGATCCCGCGCGAGTGCACTCCGAAACCTTCGGTGCCGCAGCTCCGCTCACACCTGGCATCGCCGTGACGTCGATCGCCCCGCACGTTCCTGCTGGGCCGCCCGGCCGCGGTCCCGACGTGCAATTTGCCCGCAGTGGACTGGCGGCGCCTTGGGGTCCACCCAGCACCAGCCTGCTCGAGTTCGCTGAAGCCTGCGACATCGCCACGCGATGGTCGTGTCGAACCGGGGTATGCCACAACTGCGAGACGGCATTGCTGTCGGGCGCCGTCGACTATGACCCGCAACCGCTGGAACCACCCGCCGAGGGCAATATCTTGATCTGCTGCTCACGCCCCCGCGGGCCAGTTGTGATCGACCTCTGA
- a CDS encoding DUF4192 domain-containing protein: MTTTQPEFTLNRPGALIAGLPAILGFVPEKSLILVAVDGGELGSVLRVDLADALADLAGRVAEVAAAAAPAAAIAVIVDAQGARCPACNDQHRRLVAALCEELADRDIVLLSAHVVDRIAAGGRWHCADGCGAGGPVDDPDASPLAAAAVLEGRRLYARRSDLQAVIAPGDPARCAAVAAVIDESVAQRVAEGADTRDRARRDIEHALTAVAALAGGREPTDVELARIGCPLTDVRVRDTLCALAIGEHAAAAELLWSELARTLPPPWRAEALVLLAFSAYSRGDGPLAGVALEAALRGAPEHRMAGLLDTALQSGLRPERIRGLADTGYRLAEQMGVQLPGRQGQGLGRRAG; this comes from the coding sequence ATGACAACCACGCAACCGGAATTCACCCTCAATCGGCCCGGAGCCCTCATCGCGGGGCTACCGGCCATCCTCGGCTTCGTCCCGGAGAAATCGCTGATCCTGGTGGCGGTGGACGGCGGTGAGCTGGGCTCGGTGCTGCGGGTCGACCTCGCCGACGCGCTCGCCGATCTCGCCGGGCGGGTCGCGGAGGTCGCTGCGGCCGCCGCGCCGGCAGCGGCCATCGCCGTGATCGTCGACGCCCAGGGGGCGCGCTGCCCGGCCTGCAACGACCAACACCGCCGGCTGGTCGCCGCACTGTGCGAGGAGTTGGCAGACCGCGACATCGTGCTGCTGAGCGCCCATGTGGTGGACCGGATCGCCGCCGGAGGACGGTGGCATTGCGCGGACGGATGCGGCGCCGGTGGTCCGGTCGACGACCCGGACGCGTCACCGTTGGCGGCCGCCGCAGTGCTGGAAGGCAGGCGGCTCTATGCCCGCCGGTCAGATCTGCAGGCGGTGATCGCCCCCGGTGATCCGGCGCGTTGCGCCGCGGTGGCTGCGGTGATCGACGAGTCCGTGGCGCAACGCGTGGCTGAGGGTGCTGATACCCGCGACCGGGCCCGACGCGACATCGAGCACGCCCTGACCGCTGTCGCCGCACTGGCGGGCGGACGCGAACCCACAGACGTGGAGCTGGCTCGGATCGGATGCCCGCTTACTGACGTGAGGGTCCGGGACACGTTGTGTGCATTGGCGATTGGAGAACACGCCGCAGCAGCAGAGCTGCTCTGGTCGGAGTTGGCCCGGACCCTGCCGCCGCCGTGGCGGGCCGAAGCGCTGGTTCTGCTGGCCTTCAGCGCCTACTCGCGCGGCGATGGGCCGCTGGCCGGCGTAGCTCTGGAGGCGGCACTACGTGGCGCACCGGAGCATCGGATGGCAGGCCTACTCGACACTGCGTTGCAGTCAGGGCTGCGGCCGGAACGGATCCGCGGGCTGGCCGATACCGGCTATCGGTTGGCGGAGCAGATGGGGGTGCAACTACCTGGGCGGCAGGGGCAGGGCCTGGGGCGGCGGGCCGGCTGA
- a CDS encoding DUF7455 domain-containing protein yields the protein MNATLTSPELTRADRCDRCGAAARVRATLPSGAELLFCQHHANEHEAKLIALAAVIQVSEPAEA from the coding sequence ATGAACGCGACTCTGACCAGTCCTGAACTCACCCGGGCTGATCGATGCGACCGGTGCGGTGCCGCCGCCCGGGTACGCGCCACGCTGCCCTCCGGCGCCGAACTTCTTTTCTGCCAGCATCACGCCAACGAGCACGAAGCCAAGTTGATCGCGTTGGCAGCGGTGATTCAGGTCAGCGAGCCGGCTGAGGCGTAA
- a CDS encoding metal-dependent transcriptional regulator: protein MNDLVDTTEMYLRTIYDLEEEGVTPLRARIAERLEQSGPTVSQTVSRMERDGLLKVAGDRHLELTEKGRTLAVSVMRKHRLAERLLVDVIGLPLEEVHAEACRWEHVMSEDVERRLVQVLDNPTTSPFGNPIPGLPDLGFGAGSAGWDSDLVRLTELPAGSPVAVVVRQLTEHVQGDIDLITRLKEAGVVPNARVTVQADGDDGVTIVIPGHADVSLPYEMAHAVKVQKV, encoded by the coding sequence ATGAATGACTTGGTTGATACCACCGAGATGTACCTCAGGACGATCTACGACCTTGAGGAAGAGGGTGTCACCCCGCTGCGCGCGCGGATAGCCGAGCGACTGGAACAAAGTGGCCCGACTGTCAGCCAGACGGTATCCCGAATGGAACGCGACGGCCTGTTGAAGGTGGCCGGCGACCGGCACCTCGAACTCACCGAAAAGGGACGCACGCTGGCGGTCTCGGTGATGCGCAAGCATCGGCTGGCTGAGCGCCTGCTGGTCGATGTGATCGGCCTGCCGCTGGAAGAAGTGCATGCTGAGGCCTGCCGCTGGGAACACGTGATGAGCGAGGATGTCGAACGGCGCCTGGTTCAGGTTCTCGACAACCCGACGACGTCGCCTTTCGGCAACCCCATCCCCGGACTCCCCGACCTCGGCTTCGGCGCGGGCTCCGCCGGCTGGGACTCTGACCTGGTGCGGCTGACGGAGTTGCCGGCCGGCTCCCCGGTCGCGGTGGTGGTGCGCCAGCTGACCGAACACGTGCAGGGTGACATCGACCTGATCACCCGGCTCAAAGAGGCCGGTGTGGTTCCCAACGCCCGGGTGACCGTGCAGGCCGATGGCGACGACGGCGTAACCATCGTGATTCCCGGACACGCTGACGTCAGCCTGCCCTACGAGATGGCACACGCCGTCAAGGTCCAGAAGGTCTGA
- a CDS encoding sigma-70 family RNA polymerase sigma factor gives MAKADATTSRIDGDLDSQSPAADLVRVYLNGIGKTALLNAADEVELAKRIEAGLYAQHLLDTRKRFGDKRKRELAAVVRDGEAARRHLLEANLRLVVSLAKRYTGRGMPLLDLIQEGNLGLIRAMEKFDYAKGFKFSTYATWWIRQAITRGMADQSRTIRLPVHLVEQVNKLARIKREMHQQLGREATDEELAAESGIPAEKISDLLEHSRDPVSLDMPVGSDEEAPLGDFIEDSEAMSAENAVISELLHTDIRSVLATLDEREHQVIRLRFGLDDGQPRTLDQIGKLFGLSRERVRQIEREVMTKLRHGERADRLRSYAS, from the coding sequence ATGGCAAAGGCAGACGCCACCACCAGCCGGATCGACGGCGACCTGGACTCGCAGAGCCCAGCCGCCGACCTGGTGCGTGTGTACCTCAACGGTATCGGCAAGACGGCCTTGCTCAACGCCGCCGACGAGGTGGAGCTCGCCAAGCGGATCGAGGCCGGCCTGTACGCCCAGCACCTGCTCGACACGCGCAAGCGTTTCGGCGACAAGCGCAAGCGCGAACTGGCGGCGGTGGTACGCGACGGCGAGGCCGCCCGTCGGCACCTGCTTGAGGCCAACCTTCGCCTGGTGGTCTCGCTGGCCAAGCGCTACACCGGCCGCGGTATGCCTCTGCTGGATCTGATTCAGGAGGGCAACCTCGGATTGATCCGCGCCATGGAGAAATTCGACTATGCCAAGGGATTCAAGTTCTCCACCTACGCCACGTGGTGGATCCGCCAGGCCATCACCCGCGGAATGGCGGACCAGAGCCGCACCATCAGGCTTCCAGTCCACCTGGTTGAGCAGGTCAACAAGTTGGCCCGGATCAAGCGCGAGATGCACCAGCAGCTGGGTCGCGAAGCCACTGATGAAGAGTTGGCGGCCGAATCCGGCATCCCGGCGGAGAAGATCAGCGACCTGCTGGAGCACAGCCGCGACCCGGTCTCCCTCGACATGCCGGTCGGCTCCGACGAGGAGGCTCCGTTGGGCGACTTCATCGAGGACTCCGAGGCCATGTCCGCGGAGAACGCCGTGATCTCCGAACTGCTGCACACCGATATCCGCAGCGTATTGGCCACCCTCGACGAGCGTGAGCACCAGGTGATCCGCCTGCGGTTCGGCCTGGATGACGGACAGCCCCGCACGTTGGACCAGATCGGCAAGCTGTTCGGCCTGTCCCGGGAGCGGGTCCGCCAGATCGAACGCGAGGTGATGACCAAGCTGCGTCACGGCGAGCGGGCCGACCGACTGCGCTCTTACGCCAGCTGA